One part of the Macrobrachium rosenbergii isolate ZJJX-2024 chromosome 3, ASM4041242v1, whole genome shotgun sequence genome encodes these proteins:
- the LOC136826699 gene encoding uncharacterized protein → MASSSRGMIKKIHTYRYEDIVKEQGRDVMAFIVQVILEETSQESTTKEKLLDIGIYKKLDKLSRRKIDARRPLDEEDITFLYSIILEYSKVRSLDPNLFDLLKEVKSQRNEVSHEYHELNKSELETKVTALHQQLIKALNETERLYPGDIARSTKFNDMRLKVDQSISEILKTKVRESLDPTNPEDYKIQKEEHKVFWSQSEADIQCEAKDTLLKDWRTKYRVTLMGWLAQSQLTKPSNIAVSLKMETEKVLHSLLPLSEEISFIQNDIISLKDQKGNDPDVVLISGEAGMGKTTLLRLIGEKWTDMQHDYFPGLDGYLLVFYFEFRENTSNTLESFLKERLQCVLNKFDQDLVKSAVLSSRCLFLCDGFDERNSDSMAAFEEMLKITSSNAKFIVTTRPINALELSKLVNKHNKLKLSVKIAGIPVPSIVESMKLMADQAECSDDKKQEIVNAYESMAPQTKYLMTVPLYNQLITALMMACPGIKESLTSVTRLFVELRKHEMEIIAQKIGKNGVDDAIKNFMSFCNTISLRHHLEGKYELTGDDVQMFKTKCDEFSLPFEDIMSTLFTTKFSQALLTEKIFCYKHRTDQEFGAACAICSVLGSEGGLYEELHQGSKGDIIKRFLLSFCPEESQKSTIDKEDFKGLRRLFTFVTGVLSVSNKVGNFIKELLEMTLTEEEGESFVLDDFLQHLSESGVNPVVVDAVLEEMKKRKIKKWILREGKTLEFAELLIPKIKPDHIQLELNVDSLTIPHARALLIKIYEAGIPVALKQLDWFIESEFGCVSELFLEGSRSLELFWGLLNKKGISLLSEDIQELVIRTTDLDALEHFNTRLSSLNQLRHLCLYVKFSEIPDHGTLSCPLQFSGQFCGVFVDLNGYAGGDNTARNVAEFINSLWSEVREASMPKRFSKFPMKQLLSLRNKLTSKRPTVDKYNLVFIIASRFSGKDIFEFLSVLERFSITYVYIHETLPLNEEERKLLTEKNHNVGFEELMLPAIGKP, encoded by the exons ATGGCAAGCAGCTCACGAGGAATGATAAAGAAGATTCACACCTACCGCTATGAGGATATCGTGAAAGAGCAGGGAAGGGATGTAATGGCTTTTATCGTACAAGTGATCCTTGAGGAAACCAGTCAGGAAAGCACCACCAAAGAGAAATTATTAGACATTGGTATCTACAAGAAACTTGACAAACTCAGCCGCCGGAAAATAGATGCAAGAAGACCATTAGATGAGGAGGATATTACTTTTCTCTACAGCATTATCTTAGAATATTCTAAAGTAAGATCTCTAGATCCTAATCTGTTTGATTTGTTAAAAGAGGTCAAATCCCAAAGAAACGAAGTCAGTCATGAGTACCATGAGCTAAATAAGTCGGAATTAGAAACAAAAGTGACTGCTCTACATCAGCAGCTAATAAAAGCCCTAAATGAAACAGAAAGACTCTATCCCGGTGACATTGCTCGAAGCACAAAGTTTAATGACATGAGACTGAAAGTGGACCAGTCCATCAGtgagatcttaaaaacaaaagtGCGTGAATCACTGGATCCTACCAATCCTGAGGATTATAAGATCCAGAAAGAAGAACACAAAGTTTTCTGGAGCCAGAGTGAGGCAGATATCCAATGTGAGGCAAAAGATACACTTTTGAAGGACTGGAGGACAAAATATAGGGTCACTTTAATGGGATGGCTGGCACAAAGCCAGCTGACAAAGCCTAGTAATATTGCTGTGTCACttaaaatggaaacagaaaagGTGTTGCACAGCTTACTTCCTCTTTCTGAGGAAATAAGTTTTATTCAGAATGACATCATCAGTCTCAAAGACCAAAAAGGCAATGATCCAGATGTCGTCCTTATATCAGGTGAGGCTGGAATGGGGAAGACCACTTTGCTCCGTTTGATTGGAGAGAAATGGACTGATATGCAACATGACTATTTTCCTGGTCTTGACGGCTACTTATTagtattttactttgaatttagAGAAAACACCTCAAACACACTTGAAAGCTTCCTCAAGGAAAGGCTACAATGTGTACTTAACAAGTTTGACCAAGACCTTGTTAAATCTGCTGTGCTAAGTTCACGCTGCCTCTTCCTCTGTGATGGTTTTGATGAAAGGAACAGTGACTCTATGGCAGCATttgaagaaatgttgaaaataacaTCCAGTAATGCCAAATTCATAGTGACAACGAGACCCATTAATGCTCTAGAACTTTCAAAGCTAGTAAATAAACATAACAAGCTGAAATTGAGTGTAAAAATTGCAGGGATTCCAGTACCTTCAATCGTTGAGAGTATGAAATTGATGGCTGACCAAGCAGAGTGTAGTGACGATAAAAAACAAGAGATTGTTAACGCATATGAGAGTATGGCTCCTCAAACGAAATACTTGATGACTGTTCCTTTATACAATCAACTGATTACTGCTCTAATGATGGCATGTCCCGGAATCAAAGAATCCTTGACTTCAGTAACCAGACTATTTGTAGAATTAAGGAAACACGAGATGGAAATAATTGCTCAAAAGATTGGAAAAAATGGTGTGGATGATGCTATAAAGAACTTCATGTCTTTCTGTAATACGATTTCTCTCAGACACCATCTTGAAGGTAAGTATGAGCTTACAGGTGATGATGTccaaatgtttaaaacaaaatgtgaTGAATTCAGCCTTCCTTTTGAAGACATCATGTCAACATTGTTTACAACCAAGTTCTCGCAGGCACTTCTTACAGAGAAGATATTTTGCTACAAACATCGCACTGATCAAGAGTTTGGAGCTGCTTGTGCTATCTGCTCTGTGCTTGGAAGTGAAGGAGGTCTTTATGAGGAACTCCATCAAGGCAGTAAGGGGGATATCATTAAGCGTTTCCTGTTAAGTTTTTGCCCTGAAGAGTCTCAAAAGTCCACGATCGACAAAGAAGACTTCAAAGGTCTCCGCAGACTTTTCACATTTGTCACTGGCGTCCTTTCTGTTTCAAATAAGGTCGGCAATTTTATCAAGGAGCTACTGGAAATGACACTCACTGAAGAGGAGGGAGAATCTTTTGTTTTAGATGACTTTCTTCAACATTTGTCTGAGTCAGGTGTAAATCCTGTTGTAGTAGATGCAGTGTTAGAGGAGATGAAGAAGCGGAAAATTAAGAAGTGGATTTTACGTGAGGGAAAAACCCTGGAATTTGCAGAACTCCTAATTCCTAAAATCAAACCTGACCACATCCAATTAGAGTTGAACGTAGATTCTTTGACAATTCCACATGCCAGGGCacttctaataaaaatatatgaagcagGAATACCTGTAGCACTGAAACAGTTGGATTGGTTCATAGAATCTGAATTTGGGTGTGTTAGTGAACTCTTCTTGGAAGGCTCAAGATCTCTTGAATTGTTTTGGGGTCTCCTGAACAAGAAAGGAATATCCTTGCTTTCAGAGGATATCCAAGAACTCGTCATAAGGACAACTGACTTGGACGCACTAGAGCACTTCAACACCAGACTCTCATCCCTAAATCAACTGAGGCATCTAT GTCTCTATGTAAAGTTCTCTGAAATTCCTGACCATGGAACACTTAGCTGTCCTCTTCAGTTCAGTGGACAGTTCTGTGGTGTTTTTGTTGACCTTAATGGCTATGCTGGAGGGGACAACACTGCAAGAAATGTTGCTGAGTTCATTAACAGTCTCTGGTCGGAAGTTAGAGAGGCCTCCATGCCcaaaagattttcaaaatttccaaTGAAGCAGCTTCTGAGTCTACGAAATAAACTTACATCCAAGAGGCCTACTGTAGATAAATACAATTTAGTCTTCATCATCGCCTCTCGGTTTTCCG GCAAGGACATCTTTGAGTTCTTATCAGTGCTGGAAAGGTTCTCAATAACGTATGTCTACATTCATGAAACACTCCCCCTtaatgaagaagaaaggaaacttTTAACTGAGAAGAATCATAATGTTGGCTTTGAAGAACTAATGCTCCCAGCAATCGGCAAACCATGA